The following coding sequences lie in one Psychrobacter arenosus genomic window:
- a CDS encoding F0F1 ATP synthase subunit epsilon, with translation MATSTLECRVVSAREELYSGPITMLIATGSEGEIGVLPGHTPLITLLKPGPMRVQTANGEEQVIYVSGGVLEVQPKLVTVLADTAMRADNLDESKIVEARRKAEQMLANQSDHLQTSAALASLAETVAQLETIRKFKNRA, from the coding sequence ATGGCAACCTCAACCTTAGAGTGTCGGGTAGTAAGTGCTCGTGAAGAGCTGTATTCTGGTCCGATTACGATGCTGATTGCCACAGGTAGTGAAGGCGAAATCGGGGTGTTGCCAGGCCATACCCCTCTGATTACGTTGTTAAAACCAGGCCCAATGCGTGTGCAAACAGCCAATGGCGAAGAGCAAGTTATCTATGTCTCTGGTGGGGTACTTGAAGTACAGCCAAAGCTAGTAACCGTTTTAGCCGATACGGCAATGCGTGCTGACAACCTTGACGAAAGTAAAATCGTTGAAGCGCGTAGAAAAGCAGAGCAGATGCTAGCCAATCAAAGCGATCATTTACAGACCAGTGCAGCGTTGGCTTCACTAGCTGAAACGGTCGCGCAGTTGGAAACTATCAGAAAGTTCAAAAACCGCGCTTAA